A window of the Brassica napus cultivar Da-Ae chromosome A2, Da-Ae, whole genome shotgun sequence genome harbors these coding sequences:
- the LOC106391710 gene encoding cyclic nucleotide-gated ion channel 1-like, producing MNFRQEKFVRFQDWKSDKTSDVEYSGRNEPPNGIFRRTITSISDKFHRSSARIKTFRRTYKSYSFKEAVSKGIDSSHKILDPQGPFLQRWNKIFVLACIIAVSLDPLFFYVPVVDDAKKCLGLDNKMEITASVLRSFTDVFYVIHIIFQFRTGFIAPSSRVFGRGVLVEDTRQIAIRYLSSHFIIDILAVLPLPQVVILIIIPHMRGSRSLNTKNLLKFIVFFQYIPRFIRIYPLYKEVTRTSGILTETAWAGAAFNLFLYMLASHVFGAFWYLFSIERETVCWKQACNRNRNICDITSLYCDHKAAGGNAFLNASCPVQTPNATLFDFGIFLNALQSGVVESQDFPQKFFYCFWWGLQNLSSLGQNLKTSTYIWEICFAVFISISGLVLFSFLIGNMQTYLQSTTTRLEEMRVKRRDAEQWMAHRLLPESLRKRIRRYEQYKWQETRGVDEENLLSNLPKDLRRDIKRHLCLALLMRVPMFEKMDEQLLDALCDRLQPVLYTEESYIVREGDPVDEMLFIMRGKLLTMTTNGGRTGFFNSEHLGAGDFCGEELLTWALDPHTSSNLPISTRTVRALVEVEAFALKADDLKFVASQFRRLHSKQLRHTFRFYSQQWRTWAACFIQAAWRRHVKKKMEESLKEEENRLQDALAKEACGSSPSLGATMYASRFAANILRTIRRSGSVRKPRMPERMLLQKPAEPDFNSDDYCI from the exons ATGAATTTCCGACAAGAGAAGTTTGTGAG GTTTCAAGACTGGAAGTCCGACAAAACCTCCGACGTCGAATACTCCGGGAGAAACGAGCCGCCAAACGGAATCTTCCGGAGAACGATCACCTCAATCTCCGACAAGTTCCACAGAAGCTCGGCGAGGATCAAAACGTTCAGGAGAACATACAAGTCCTACTCTTTCAAAGAAGCCGTCTCCAAAGGGATCGATTCATCTCACAAGATCCTCGACCCGCAGGGACCTTTCCTTCAGAGATGGAACAAGATCTTCGTGTTGGCTTGCATCATCGCCGTTTCTCTAGACCCTTTGTTCTTCTACGTCCCCGTGGTCGACGACGCCAAGAAGTGTCTCGGTCTTGATAACAAGATGGAGATAACCGCTAGCGTCTTGCGCTCGTTCACTGATGTCTTCTACGTGATTCACATCATTTTTCAGTTCCGTACTGGCTTCATCGCTCCTTCCTCTCGTGTCTTTGGGAGAGGTGTTCTTGTTGAGGACACGAGGCAGATCGCTATACGTTACTTGTCTTCGCATTTCATTATTGACATTCTCGCTGTTCTTCCTCTTCCACAG GTGgtgattttgattatcattccgCATATGAGAGGCTCAAGGTCTTTGAACACGAAGAATCTGTTGAAGTTTATAGTCTTCTTCCAATACATACCGAGGTTTATCAGAATCTATCCGCTCTACAAGGAAGTTACTAGAACCTCAGGGATACTAACCGAGACAGCTTGGGCGGGAGCTGCTTTCAATCTCTTCCTCTACATGCTTGCTAGTCAT GTGTTTGGTGCTTTTTGGTACTTGTTCTCTATCGAGCGCGAAACCGTGTGTTGGAAACAAGCGTGCAACAGAAACAGGAACATCTGCGACATCACTTCGCTGTATTGTGACCATAAAGCTGCAGGAGGCAACGCTTTCCTCAACGCGTCTTGTCCGGTTCAGACGCCAAACGCAACGCTTTTCGACTTTGGGATATTCCTTAACGCTCTTCAGTCTGGTGTAGTGGAATCTCAAGATTTCCCTCAGAAGTTCTTTTACTGCTTCTGGTGGGGTCTTCAAAACCTCAG TTCGCTAGGCCAAAACCTTAAAACAAGTACATACATTTGGGAGATCTGTTTTGCTGTCTTCATTTCTATCTCAGGGCTGGTTCTGTTCTCCTTCTTGATTGGTAACATGCAG ACGTATCTGCAATCAACAACCACAAGGTTGGAGGAGATGAGAGTCAAGAGAAGAGACGCAGAGCAGTGGATGGCTCACCGTTTGCTCCCTGAGAGTCTGCGAAAAAGAATCAGAAGATACGAGCAGTACAAGTGGCAAGAGACTAGAGGCGTTGACGAAGAGAATCTTCTCAGTAATCTCCCTAAAGACCTTAGACGCGACATCAAACGCCATCTCTGTCTCGCCCTTCTCATGAGG gTCCCAATGTTTGAGAAAATGGACGAGCAGCTTCTCGATGCTCTCTGCGACCGTTTGCAACCAGTGCTGTACACAGAGGAAAGCTACATCGTAAGAGAAGGAGACCCCGTAGACGAAATGCTCTTCATAATGCGTGGGAAGCTACTGACAATGACAACAAACGGTGGAAGAACAGGCTTCTTCAACTCAGAGCACCTCGGAGCCGGCGACTTCTGCGGCGAGGAGCTTCTAACATGGGCCTTAGACCCACACACATCCTCTAACCTCCCAATCTCAACGAGAACCGTCCGAGCTCTCGTTGAAGTGGAAGCTTTCGCGCTTAAAGCTGACGACCTCAAGTTCGTTGCTTCTCAGTTCAGACGTCTCCACAGCAAACAGCTGAGACATACTTTCAGATTCTACTCGCAGCAGTGGAGGACTTGGGCGGCTTGCTTCATACAAGCAGCGTGGAGAAGACacgtgaagaagaagatggaagagtctcttaaagaagaagagaatcggTTGCAGGACGCCTTGGCCAAGGAAGCTTGTGGAAGCTCCCCGAGCCTCGGCGCCACCATGTATGCGTCACGGTTTGCTGCTAATATCTTAAGGACTATACGTAGGAGCGGGTCGGTAAGGAAGCCGAGGATGCCGGAACGAATGCTGCTTCAGAAACCAGCAGAACCAGATTTCAATAGTGATGATTACTGTATATGA